The genome window GAGGCTTTGGAGCCGATGGATGCCGCTGCGCGTGAGATGCTCCGTGAACAGGTGCAGAATGCCCTGAGCATCCTTTCCGAGCGCGAACGGCAGGTGCTCGAATTGCGCTTTGGTTTGATTGATGGCAAAGACCATACGCTGGAAGAGGTTAGCCGTTATTTCAATGTAACTCGTGAGCGTATTCGTCAAATCGAAGCCAAAGCCTTAAGGAAACTGCGTCACCCGACCCGCAGTCGTCATCTGCGGGAGTATCTCTAGTGAATTTGAGGCTGTGCATTTGCACAGCCTTTTTGTACATGGCACGTTTCTGGCATCCTTTCCCAATTGAAAGGAATTTATAAGGTGAGTGCAAAGTCAGTCTTTGTATAATTAGGGCGGACTATGGCGAATCGTGTCTTGTTGATTCAGTCGGATATGCGCCCCGCGCAACCACTGGCGCGTTATTTCAAGCAACGCGGCGATGAAGTGTGGCAGGCCTGGGATTTAGGGCAAGCCCAGGCATTGGTGCAACAGGTGAAACCTCACCTCGTGTTTTTCGATTTGCATTTTCCCAGCAATGAATGGTGGGTGTTCCTGCGAAATTTGCGCCAGTTCCACCCGCAGACCAAAATCATCATGACCAATAAGTACCCCGATTTGCAACGGGAGTTGAAAGCCCGCGAACAGGGGGTACAGGTGTTCCTGCGACAGCCCTTCTCTCAGCGCTGGATTGAGGGAGCCTTACGGCGAGTGTACGAGCAGACACAGCCTCGTCCTGCTCAGGCTCTCTTGCCGCCACGCACCATCCAGGTGCGCGTCCCCGTGCGGGTAAAAATTATTCTCCCCTATCTGGTGCTGGCGTTGCTCTTTGCGCTGGCAAGCGCCTATGTGGTCAGTCGTATCCTGATGGAATCCAGCCAATCCCGCTTTCTGAATCAACTATATGCCACAGGCAAGCAAGCGCAGGACTGGTTTGTCCAGGAAGAAGACCGTCTGTTGGGGACTTTGCGTCAGGTTGCTAACACTGACGGAGTGGCAGCAGCGCTTCAACAAGGGGATGCCGAATCTCTGCGTGTGCTGGTCTTACCGGTGGCGGTGAATGCTCGGGAAGAAGAAATTACCCTGCTTAATCTTTCGGGGGAGAGCGTTCTCACTCTGTTCGCCACCCCTGGAAGTGCTGGCGCCAGTTATGAGTCCTCGAGGGGAAATACCGCCTATGGAACGTGGGCTTTTGTTCAGCGCACCCTGCGTGGAGAGACGGATGAATTGGGGGATAAATTTGCCGGTGTTGGGGAAGGCCCGCTGGGGAAAACTTTTTACGTTAGTGGACCGGTCTTCAACGCAGAAGGCGTTCAGGTGGGGGTGGTTCTGGTGGGAAAGACCCTCAGTAGCATTGCCCGCGAGGTTTCGGAGGATACGCTCAGCGCGGCAACCTTCTACGATTTGAATGGGCAGGTGCTGGCGTCTTCCCTCTTTTCTGCTGGTCTCTCTTTACCCATCTCCGGAGAGGTAGTTCAGCAAGTGCTCTCGGTGCAGGATCAGAGCAGTTTAACCCGTGATCTGACCCTCTCTTCCCTGGATTACACCGAGGTATTGGGACCCTGGGAGGTCCGCGGCGGCTCTGACCTGGGTGTGGTGGGAATCTCGCTCGCCAAAGCCTTCTTGATTCGTACCAGCCGGGCAACACAGGTACAGATTTTCTCCCTGGTACTGGCAGGTATCTTGTTGGTGATCCTGGTGGGTTTGGGACTGGCAAATCTTTTTACCCGTCCTGTTCTCCGCCTGCTGGAAGCCTCGGCGGAGGTAGCCAAAGGCAATCTGGAAGTTAAGGTGGATGCAGAGGGCAACGATGAGTTAGCCGTGCTTTCTCAGGCGTTCAATTCTATGGTGGCGGGTTTACAGGAAGGTTCGATTTATCGTGACCTGTTAGGGCGTACTGTCAGCCCGGAGGTGCGCGAGCAGTTGCGTCAGACGTTTACTTCGGGAAATTTGCGTCTGGAAGGTCAGGAAGCCGTGGCAACTATTTTGATGACCGATATTCGCGGCTTTACCTCGCTTTCCGAAAAAGTGGATCCAGCCACAGTCTTCCAGTGGCTGAACGAATACTTTGAGCATATTGTGCCTGTGATTACAGCATATGGTGGTGTAGTGAATAAATTTGATGGAGATGCTGTGCTGGCGTTCTTTGGTATTCTACCGCGACTGGTCAGCCCCAAGCAATCGGCGTTGTCTGCCTGCCAGGCGGCGGTGGAGATTCTGGAAGCCATCGAGCAATTCAACCTGCAAAGACGTGCGCGCGGTGAGCCGCAATTGATTACCGGAATAGGAGTGCATACCGGCGTAGTCATGGCAGGGGGATTGGGTACGTCCGATCGCCTGCACTATACCGTTATTGGCGATACGGTGAATACTGCACAGCGTATTGAAGCCCTGACCCGGGAACTTTTCGATGGATCAGCGGTGTTAATCAGTGAAGCCACCTATCTTGCTCTAGCGGAGCATCGTGAGAAGTTTCAACTGCGCTCCATGGGAGAACAAAGTGTCAAGGGCAAGAGCGAGAAGTTGTCTGTGTATCAACTCCTGCCTGTCAGAGGAAGCGGCAAATGGGAGGCAATGCTATGACTACGCTGGCATCTTCCCGGCAACAATCTGATCGCCACTGGTGGTTGTGGTTCCTGCTATTTTCTTTGATTTTTCTTCTCGGTGTAGCCGTTCTGGCATTGTTTGTCTTTTCTGCCGAATGGGTACAAGCCTCGGGACTTCTTCCTGCATCCCTGCGTTCCGGGCTCGCCGCAGATTACAGCGCAGATTTGCGGGCTTACTCGTTTCGGGCATTACAGATGGGGGTGATAGAGGAAGCCATTCGAGACCGTGAGCGTTTGGGCGAGCCGGCAGGTAGCAGCATGTTACCCACGCTTGCCATTTTCTTGCAAACTCCTGTGCCCACTATCACACCTACGGGGTTTGCCGGGTTTAATCCCACTGCAACGGCGGGAACCTCTCCAACCCCAACGTTGCCCTTTCAGGAAGCCACGCCGACGGGGCTCATCACACAAACCCCTACGGCTACGCTGATTCTTTCGTCTACGCCTACGCTGGTGCGGAGTGCTACTCCAACGCAGTCACCCACCTCTACCTTGCCAGCCAGTTCACCTACCCGAACGCCTGCCAATACACGCCCGCCCTTCCCCATCACAATGACCCCATCAGCAACCCGTCCAACATCTACCCCGCCTGCTCCTCCAACGCCTACTCACACCTTGCCGCCGCCTCCTCCTTCGCCCACTCCTTACCAGCCCCCGATAGAGACTCCTCCACCTCCAACGCCGTATCCATAAACCACTGCCATGTTTCCATGGTTTGAAATCCTTGCAGGTGGGTTGATTCTCCTGCTCCCCGGAGCGGCATTCATAGCGTGGATAAAAAATGACTCATCCGACCTGCTCTGCAGGATTCTGGATGTCGTAGGGGTGAGCATTGCTCTTACCTCTCTGGTTGCTATGCTGTTTTGGGTGGTTAGGGGTTTCCCTGGAGCATGGGGAGCGCTGGTGTGGTTTGCCCTCACATTGATCCTCTGGGTGATGGCTGTTTTATCGAAAGGGGGAGGACTGTCTCTGCCTGCATTCCGGCATGGTGTTCTTCAGTTACTGGTGGGGTTGGTGTTTTTTGCTGGTCTGCTGGTGTTTCGTCTGGAACAGGCAAAGTCTCTGGTTCTGCCTGCCTGGGTGGATTCAGTTCATCACACCTTCTTTGTGCGGGTGATTCTGGAACAGGGCGGAGTTCCTCAAACCCTTTCTCCTTACCTGAATGCCCCCTTTCATTACTACTATCCTTTTCACCTGTTCACGGCTTTGTTCTCGTGGATGACCGGCTTGCATCCAGCCGATGCCGTCCTGATTTTCGGACAGGTGATTAGTGCCCTGCTGGCGTTGGCAATCTATCGCCTGGGGCGGGCTCTGGAAATGCCTTCACTTGCTGCAGGCATGGCGGCGCTTTTATGCGGGTTTGTGACTCAAATGCCTGCCTATTACCTCACCTGGGGGCGCTATACCCTGCTGATGGGATTGCTGGCACAAGCCCTGGCAATGTCCGCCGTGCTGGAGTATCGCCGAGTTCCTTCCCGTATGCAGGGCTGGAAGGTTGCTTTGCTCTCCGCTGGACTGGCATTGACCCATTATCTTTCCCTGTGGGTTTTTGGTTTATGGATTCTGGTGCTGGCATTAGGGGATTTGCTTAAGATCCCTCATTGGGGACAGGTAGAACCCGAAAAAAAGCCTTCTCTTTTCCGGAGTCTTTCCCGCTGGGGCTGGTTAGGCTGGCTGGCATTAGGCGGGGTGTTTTCTCTGCCTTACCTGATTCCTGCTTTCCTGTTCAACCTGAACCATGTACAAATTACTGCGCCCACGTTTACTCTGAACCAGCAGGATTGGAAATATGTCTGGCAGTATCTTGGTCCCCGTTACAATCTGTGGGTGATGGGCATGGCGGCGGTGGGTGGGCTGTTTGCTCTGCGCCTGCGCTCATTGCGTCCCCTGGCAATTTGGGGCTTTCTGATTTTCTTTTTGGGCTTGCCCATTGCCCCCCGCTTCGGTCCCTTCCGCGGAGATTTGTACCTGATTCAGGTGTTTTTCCCTGCCGTGCTGGTGCTGGGGGCATTAATCTCGGATGCCATTCAGGCTTGGGGACAGAAAACCGGACGTTGGGTTCAACCTATCCTGTGGGTGGCGGTGATGGGGTTATTTCTTGTGTGGGGCATACGACAAACGCGCTCGGTGCTGAATGAGAGCACCATTTTTGTCACCCCTGCCGATAGAAAAGCCCTGGAGTGGATTGCGGAGAATACTCCACCGCAGGCGCGTTTCTACATCAATGCGACGCTATGGTCGTGGGAAATTTACCGCGGTGTGGATGGCGGTTACTGGCTGATGCCTTACACAGGGCGTTTCAGCCTTGTCCCGCCTGTCCCCTATGTTTGGACAGATTCATCTGCTCAGGATCAGTTTACCCGCTGGGCAAAGACGGCTGAGAATCTTAAAGGGTGCACCCCTGAGTTCTGGGATTTAGTGCGCGATGCCCAACTGACCCATGTGTATGTGCGGGAAGGGGTGGGCAGCCTTCAGCCACATGATCTCAAGGACTGCCCACGCCTGAAACGGATTTATCAGCAGGACGGGGTTGATCTCTATGAAATTATTCCGCTTCGTTGAGAATTTCTTCGGCGGGTACAAGTGTGGGATGGGGTTCTTTCTGAATCACCGTTAGGTCATGCATCCAGCGGCGTGAGCGATACCGCCAGTAACCGATGAGCAGTTTGACCAGTTCCTCGCTCATCACCAGCAGATAGACCCAGTGAATCTCCAGTTTGAACACAAATGCCGCCAGCAGTGCCGAAGGCACGCCAATTGCCCAGAGAGTGCCTACATCCAGTAATGCTCCCACCCGCGTATCGCCCCCGCTTCTCAGAACACCTACCACCAGCACCATGTTTGAGGTGCGAATCCACACGCATGCTCCCATGATAACGAGCAGGTTGCGGGCATAGAGTTTTGCTTCAGGGGAAATATTGTAGAGGGAAGGCACGAAGAATGAAGCCAGGATGATCAGCCCGCCCACAAGCACACCGCCCATGAGATTCAAACGCAGAGACCAGCCACCATAGCGGTAAGCCGTATCGCGTTCGCCTGCCCCCAGCCGATTGCCAATCATGATAGCAGTGGCATCTGTAACGCCGATAAACAATACAAACGCCATCCCTTCAATGGTAGCGGCAATGTTGTAGGCAGCAATGGACTGGGTACCGATGCGGGCATAGATGGCGTTATAGGTGCTGATGCCGAGCGACCACAAACTCTCATTCAGAATGACTGGAAAGGCTACTGCCAGAACGGCTTTCAGGTACGAGAAGTTAAAATCGTACATTTCCTTCACAGATGCCGCTGCAGGCAGATGCTTCCAGTAGGTGAAGAAAATCAGAATGGTAGTTTCCAGTACACGAGCAATCAACGTGGCGATGGCTGCGCCGAACACTCCCAGGCGTGGAAACCCCAGCCAGCCGAAAATCAATACGAAAGACAGTCCCGACTTAATCAGGATAGCAATGATTCCTGTGGTGGTGGGCAGACGTACCCATCCCGTACTGCGATGCACCATGCCAAAGCAAAACGAAATGGCCATCATCGGATAGGTGAGGCTGATTAAACGCAGATAGGGAATACCCGTTTCAATCACCTCTGGGTCACTGGTATAGATGTGCAGGGCCGTGGCGGGAGAAATCTGAACAAAGACCAGAAAAGCCACGCTTGCCAGCAGGCAGATGCTCAAGCCGATCCCCAGCACGCGGCGGATGCTGGGAATATCTCGCTTTCCCCAGTACTGAGAGATGAACGCCGCCGCGCCACTGGTGGTGCCGAACAGCACGAACATCATCAGAAAACCTAACTGGTTGGCAAGCCCTACCGCAGCAACCGAGACCTCGCCCAGTTGTCCCAGCATCAGGACGTCTACGGCGTTCAGTACTGAGGCAATGGCTTGTTGCAGGATGATGGGAACGGCGATGGACTTCAACGCTTCGAGGTAGGCGTCATCCTGTAAAAAGGGAAACCAGTGTTGTAAAGTGGGCTGTATTGATGACTTCATTGTCCTCTCTCCTGAAATTTGCAAGCGTTTTCATGGATTAAACCACAGTTTCCTTCCAAATTTGATGAGTATAATTCAAAAGATTTCATTCCATGAGCAACAGCAGACTGAAAATTTTCCTGAGTTATGCCGATGGAGCGGGCAAGACTTCTGCCATGCTCTCCGATGCCTTCCAGCAGAAAGCCCGTGGAGTGGATGTGCTGGTAGCGTGGGTGAAACTGCCTGAGAACAGCGAAACACGCCAATTGCTGGAAGAGTTGGAGGTACTCCCTCCTTCTTCCCATGGGGTGGATTTAGACGAGGTGCTTCGTCGGCGTCCTCAACTGGTGCTGGTGGATGAGTTAGAAGGGGTGAACCCTGCTGGAAGCCGTCATCTATATCGCTGGCAGGACGTAGAGGAATTGCTGAATGCCGGCATTTCGGTGTACACCACGCTGAATATTTTACACGTGGAAAGCCTCAAGGATACCGTTGAGGAAATCACTGGATTGCCTGTTGAGCAAACCGTTCCCGACCGATTGCTGGATCGTGCCGATGAACTGGAAGTGGTGGATTTGCCCCCTGAAGAATTGCTGGAACGCCTTCACCCGCATTCTCCCGCTCCACCGGCAGGAACCTTGCGTCAAAAGAGCAATCTGTTAGCCCTGCGCCAGTTGACGATGCGGCGTGCCGCCATGCGGGTAGAGGATCAAGCGCGGGCGTTGTTAGGGACGGCACGAGCCCCGCTGGGTACGGAGCGGGTTTGTGTGGGTATTTCTAACCGCCCCGAAGCCGAGCGCCTGGTACGTGAAGGACGCATGCTGGCAGATGCCCTGAATGCCGAGTGGTTCGTTCTCTATGTGGAAACCCCTACTGCCGCAGGGGAACGCGCCGAAGAACGGGCAAACCTGCTCAAAGCCATGCGCATTGCCGAAGAAAACGGAGCCAATACGCTGCTTATCCCTGCTGAAACCATTGCGGAAGGTATTGAGTCGTTTTGCCGCCAGCAGGGAATCACCCGCCTGGTTCTGGGAAAACCCCGCGACCCGCTCTGGCGCATGCGTTTGGGAGTTTCTCCTGTAGAGCATTTATTGCGTTCGGGGTTGCCAGTAGATGTCATTCTGGTTGATACCCCTCACAAACCGCTCGTTCGCGCAGGAACGCCGCCACGCTGGTGGGTTTACCTGCGCAATGGGGGAGCAGTCTTCCTTGCTGTCTTGCTGGTGACCTTGCTGGGATGGAGTTTGCGCCAGCGGCCAGGGGCAATGGGCATGGAAGGAATCTATTTGCTTCTGGTGATTGCCCTGTCTTTCTGGCTGGGGCGCAGTGCTGGTGTGCTGGCGGCCGGGCTGAGTACGCTGGCGTTTGCCTGGTTCTTTTTCGGTGCTTCAATGGGCTTGGATGGGGCAGACCTTCCCCTGCTGTTGACCTTTCTGGGATGGGCAACGGCCGGCTGGGTCACGGCTTCGCTGGCAAGAGCGGTGCGCCGCCAGACGCGCGCCATGCGCTGGCGTCAGGTGCAGTCTGCGGTGTTGAATACCCTCAGCCGTGAACTGGCTGGCGCCCTGGACATGCCCGCTGTGTTAAGCATCATTGTCCGCCATATTGTGGGTGTGTTCAACCGCGCAGTGATGGTGCTGTTGCTGGAGGAAGGTCAACTGAAGGTTGCGCACAGCGAAGGAAATGTTTCCTTAAGTGAACGGGACTGGAAAATTTCTCGTTGGGTGCTGGAACATCGCCGCCCTGCAGGATTGGACACCGATACCTTCGCCGATTCGCCCATGCGTTTTATTCCGTTGATGGCGCATGACCTGCCGGTTGGAGTGCTTGTGGTCGTCCCTGATCCTGCCAGTCATACCCTTTTGCCTGAACAGCGCGAGATTCGCGATGGTATTGCCGGGTTGGCATCGCTGGCGATTGAACGGGTGCGCCTGAATCAGCAAGCCCAGCAGGCGGCAGTTCTGCAAATGACCGAGAAACTTCAAACCGCTTTGTTGAATTCCATTTCCCACGATTTGCGCACACCGCTTTCTGCGGTAGAAGGTTCTCTCTCCAGTCTTCTGGAAGCCGAGACCAATGGATTACAAATGGATCGGGAAACGCGCCTGGATTTGCTGGAAAACGCCACCGAAGAAGCCGAGCGGTTGAATCGTCTGGTGGGCAATTTACTGGACATGACCCGGATTGAAGCAGGGGCTTTGCGCATCCGGCGCAGACCTTGCGATGTGCAGGACTTAATCGGGACGGCGTTGACCCAGTTTCAGCGGCGTTTGCAGGACAGGAAAGTCTCCACGCACATTGCCTCTGACATTCCCGAGGTGGAAATGGATTTTGTCCTCATCGAACAGGTGCTGGAACGTTTGCTGGATAATGCTGTCAAATATTCCCCGCCCGGTTCGGAAATTAATGTCGAAGCGAAGGTAAGGGATGGTGCTCTGTACATCTCCGTGGCGGATCGCGGCGAGGGCATTCCCCCGGAAGATTTGGAGCGCATTTTTGGTAAGTTTTACCGCGTTCAGCGTCCGGATGGCGTTTCAGGGACGGGGTTAGGGCTGTCTATTTGCAAGGGGATTGTGGAAATCCATGGCGGGCGCATCTGGGCAGAAAATCGTCCGGATGGCGGTGCCAAGTTTACCTTTACCATACCCATAAAAGCATCGGGAGAGTCAAAATGAGCGATACCGGTTTGAGAATTCTGGTGGTGGATGATGAACGCGCCATTCGCCGTTACCTGCGTACCTCATTGACTGCGTTGGGGTATGAAGTGCTGGAAGCCGCTACGGGGAACGAAGCCCTTCAATCCGCGATGACGGAGCATCCCGATATTCTTATCCTTGACCTGGGATTGCCGGATATCGACGGGGTGGAGGTGGTACGTCGTATTCGCGAATGGAGCAACGTGCCTATTCTCATCCTGTCAGTCCGCGACCGCGAAGATGACAAAGTGGTGGCACTGGACGCCGGTGCGGATGATTACCTGACCAAACCGTTTGGGATCAAAGAACTGCTTGCGCGTATTCGTGTAGCAATACGCCATCGTACTCCCGATCAGCAGGATACCGTGTTTGAGGTCGAGGATTTACGGGTAGATTTGGGGAAGCGGGAAGTGTTCGTGCAGGGCAACCGTGTAGCCCTGACACCCACTGAATACGACTTAATCAAGGTCCTGGTTCAGCATGCCGGCAGGGTGTTGACCCATAATCAGTTGCTCCGTCAGGTGTGGGGCCCCGCCTATGAGAACGAAGCCCATTTGTTGCGGGTGAACATCAGCAACCTGAGGCGGAAAATTGAGCCCAACCCCGATCAACCGCGCTATATCCTGACTGAGCCGGGGGTAGGCTATCGTCTGCGCGAGGATTAATCCCGCGGCGGGTAGCCGGTAATCTCGCGAATTTCCTCATACAGTGGTTTGAGGCGTTCGTACATCTTGCGGTACACCCGCTGATAGAGTTCATCGTACACGTGGTGATGTACCGGGTTGGGTTCGAAGAGATGCCCGGGGTGGGTCATTTCCTGAACGGCGGTTTCGAAATCGGGGTGCAGTTTTAGTCCTACCGCGGCATCCATGGCGGCGCCCAGCCCGGAGGCTTCGTAAACGTGTGGACGGGTCGCAGGAAGCCCGAAGATATCCGCCGTGAGTTGCATGGCGGCGTTGCTCTGACTGCCACCCCCTGCCACGCGAATTTCGGTAATCGGCACGCCACTGCGCCGCGAGGTACGTTCCGCGCCTTCTCTCAGGGCATAAGCCACACCTTCGAGAATGGAGCGGTACAGGTGCGCGCGGGTGTGGATATCCCCAAAGCCGATAATCGCGCCTTTGGCTTCCGGTCCCGGCACTTTTAACCCCGGCGACCAGAAGGGCTGAAGCATCAATCCCAGCGAGCCGGGCGGAACGGAGTTGACCAGGTCGTCGAACAGGGCTTCTACCTCTACACCGCGCTCTTCGGCAAGGCGCTGTTCATTCTGGGCAAATTCCCGCTTGAACCATGAGACCATCCAGTACCCGCGATAAATTTGCAGTTCCAGGCTATACGCTCCTGGCACAGCGGAAGGATAGGGCGGGATGAGCGGGATGATCTCAATGTATCGGCGGTGGGTGGTATTGATGGTTGCGGTGGTGCCGTAACTCAGACAGGCGATGTGGGGGTCCAAGCAACCCGCACCGATAACTTCACAGGCTTTATCTGCCGCTGCTGCGATGAGTGGCAAGCCCTCGGGTATCCCTGTGGCTTCTGAGGCACTTCGGGTAATGGTGCCCAGCACACCGGTAGGGGGAACGAGGTCGGGAAGGATGGCAGGGTCCATGGGTACGGCTTGCCATTTCCAATCGGACGAATGCGCCCACTGCAAACGCCGGTAGTCAAAGGGGACGTACCCCACCTGAGAGCCTACCGAGTCCACAAAATTTCCCGTCAGCAGGTAGGTTAAATAACCGGAGAGAAAAAGGTATTTGTGTGTTTGCCGCCAGATTTCCGGCTGGTGGGTGCGAATCCAGTTGGCTTCGGCTTCCGATTGCAGGTAGGCGACAGTTTCGGTCATGCCGGTCAGGGCAAAGGCGGTTCCCCAGAAGCCGCGTACAGGTTCTAATCCAGAGGTGCGGCGCTGATCCAGCCAGACGATGGCTGGGCGCAACGGATTGCCCTGTTTATCCACATTGATGACCGTGGAGCGTTGGGTGGTGAGTGCTACTCCGGCGATGGATTCACGGGATACGCCGGGGATTTGCCACAACCCCTGGCATGCCTGACAAACTGCCTTCCAGAACTCTCGCGGGTCTTTCTCTGCCCAGCCCGGGCTTGGGGTGTCGTAGTCTTCAATCAGGACGCGCGACTTTGCCAGCAGATTCCCGCGCAAGTCGAACACCAGAGCGCGTACGCTCTGAGTTCCATGATCAATGGCAAGTAAATGTTCTCCGGGCATGACCTTCTCCAGTGGAAATGTGTCCAAAATATATCACAGGACAATGAGCACGAACAGGAAGCCCAGAAGGTGTAATGCACACTTTTTGCACTATTTTGGGGGCTAAAAGATTTGTCAAATGAGTCGCCAAAGTATAATAGTGTAGGTGAGGTCCTTTTGTAACCTGAACCTGGTATTTTGTCGGTTTGGGTAACTTGTGGCTCACCATTTTCTTAAGGTTTGAGAATGCAATAAAAAAGAGCAGGGGAGATTAGATGCATCCATATTACAAACAGTATCAGTGGTCAAATGTCTTTACCATGATTCATAATCTGAAATTAGAGCCAAAAATTTGCATGGATGATTGCCCTCATCGACTGGTCGTGATCACCGGGGCGACATCGGGGATTGGACATGCTACTGCAAGAAAATATGCTTCTCATGGAGCAGATTTAATATTAATCAATCGGAATCAACAGAAATCGGAAGCAATATGTGAAGAACTGAAGCGTGAATTTCAGGTTAACTGCTCGTACTTTATGGCTGATTTTTCCAGATTATCCGACATTCATTCAACAGCCCGACATTTAGTAGCGCTTGAGAGAGACATTGATGTCTTAGTTCATAATGCAGGGGTGTATCTGACCCGGAAAACTATCACAGAAGATGGTCTTGAAACTGTCTTTCAGACAAATTACCTGAGTACCTTTATTCTGAATTATTACCTTCTGGAGAAATTCAAAGCCCAAAACAAAGGACGAATCATTTTTGTTAATTCGGAAGCCTATCGCTTTGCAGTATGGGGGTTGGATTTTGATGATTTATTCTGGAACAAACGTCGTTATTCGGGCATAAAGAGTTATGGCGCGGCGAAGTTGGCGCAGTTGCTTTCGATGATTGTATTGGATGAATATTTTCAGGGTACCGGTGTAACCGTGAATGCCATGCATCCCGGAAATGTCAGAACCAATAGTGGACAAAGCAACGGATGGCTTTATAAAAAGTTCAAGAGCCTGTTCATTGATCGGTTTGCCCGTCCCATTGATGATGCCGCCGAAGCCCTTTACTATTTGGGGGTTTCCCCCGAAGTGGAAAATGTTTCAGGCAAATTTTTCAACCTCACTACCGTCGAAGAACCCGCTCCGCCAGCGCTGGATCGTGATGCTGCCATGAAGTTGTGGAAAATCAGCATGGAGTTGGGAGGTTTTCATGAACAAAAATAAAAAGCGAGTGGTCATTGTAGGAGCAGGGATGGCAGGACTCACGGCGGCGGCATATTTAGCCCGGGAAAATTATGAGGTTCTGTTACTGGATAAAAATGATCGGGTTGGGGGACTGGTGGGTACTTTTGAAAGCAAGGGCTTCTTTTTCGACTCAGGACCCAGGGCTTTTGTCAATTCCGGAATCATCCAACCTATGCTAAGACATTTGGGGATTCAATGGGACTTTATCAAAAATACAATTTCTATTGGAATTGAAAACGATCTGTTCAGTATCCATTCAATGGATGATTTACAGGAATATCGACGAGTCTTAATACAACTCTATCCTGAGCACAAAACGGAAATTGACCAAATCATTGCTGATATTGCCCAAATCTCGGAATACACCCGGGTATTATATGAATTTGACAATCCCAATTTCGTGGATTTCAGGAAGAACAGGGCTTTCATCTTCAGGAAACTTATTCCGTGGACGTTCAAGTTTTTGCACGCGCTGGTAAAACTCAATCAATACAACATGCCAATGGAGGATTTTCTCAAGAGGCGCACATCCAACCAGTCTTTGATCGATATCTTAATCCAGCACTTTTTCAGAAAAACCCCTGCGCATTTTGCCCTGGGATATTTTTACGTGTATCTGGACTACTTCTACCCGAAGGGCGGAACAGGAGTTTTGAGCAATCTCTTGAAAGAAAAGGTCCTGGAGTGGGGTGGAGAGATCGAGGTAAATAAGACTATCGTGGAAGTTGTCCCATCTGAGTCGAAAGTGATTGACTCAGAAGGCAGGGAGTATCCCTACGATGATTTAATCTGGGCGGCAGATTTGAAAACTTTGTACCGCATCCTGAAGCGAACGGGTCTGGATGCAAGAACTCTCGAAAAAGTCAACGTTGAGTCTCAGCGTAAACTGTCATCGAGAGGGGCTGAATCGGTCTTTATCCTGTACCTTGGGGTGAATCGTTCGCCTTCGTTTTTCCGGCAACATGGTGGAGAGCATTTGTTTTATACCCCTTCCAGGCAAGGACTGGGAGCCACGAATCACGAAGAGAGAGTTCGTCTTATTGAAGAGTTCGATCAATTATCGAAAACTGAAATTCTTGCGTGGCTGGAAAAATACCTCAGGTTGAATACCTTTGAAATTTCCGTGCCGGTTCTCCGAGATCCCTCGCTTGCTCCGGAAGGAAAAACCGGGCTTATGGTGAGTTGCCTTTTTGATTACGAAATC of Anaerolinea thermophila UNI-1 contains these proteins:
- a CDS encoding cache domain-containing protein, with product MANRVLLIQSDMRPAQPLARYFKQRGDEVWQAWDLGQAQALVQQVKPHLVFFDLHFPSNEWWVFLRNLRQFHPQTKIIMTNKYPDLQRELKAREQGVQVFLRQPFSQRWIEGALRRVYEQTQPRPAQALLPPRTIQVRVPVRVKIILPYLVLALLFALASAYVVSRILMESSQSRFLNQLYATGKQAQDWFVQEEDRLLGTLRQVANTDGVAAALQQGDAESLRVLVLPVAVNAREEEITLLNLSGESVLTLFATPGSAGASYESSRGNTAYGTWAFVQRTLRGETDELGDKFAGVGEGPLGKTFYVSGPVFNAEGVQVGVVLVGKTLSSIAREVSEDTLSAATFYDLNGQVLASSLFSAGLSLPISGEVVQQVLSVQDQSSLTRDLTLSSLDYTEVLGPWEVRGGSDLGVVGISLAKAFLIRTSRATQVQIFSLVLAGILLVILVGLGLANLFTRPVLRLLEASAEVAKGNLEVKVDAEGNDELAVLSQAFNSMVAGLQEGSIYRDLLGRTVSPEVREQLRQTFTSGNLRLEGQEAVATILMTDIRGFTSLSEKVDPATVFQWLNEYFEHIVPVITAYGGVVNKFDGDAVLAFFGILPRLVSPKQSALSACQAAVEILEAIEQFNLQRRARGEPQLITGIGVHTGVVMAGGLGTSDRLHYTVIGDTVNTAQRIEALTRELFDGSAVLISEATYLALAEHREKFQLRSMGEQSVKGKSEKLSVYQLLPVRGSGKWEAML
- a CDS encoding MATE family efflux transporter, with product MKSSIQPTLQHWFPFLQDDAYLEALKSIAVPIILQQAIASVLNAVDVLMLGQLGEVSVAAVGLANQLGFLMMFVLFGTTSGAAAFISQYWGKRDIPSIRRVLGIGLSICLLASVAFLVFVQISPATALHIYTSDPEVIETGIPYLRLISLTYPMMAISFCFGMVHRSTGWVRLPTTTGIIAILIKSGLSFVLIFGWLGFPRLGVFGAAIATLIARVLETTILIFFTYWKHLPAAASVKEMYDFNFSYLKAVLAVAFPVILNESLWSLGISTYNAIYARIGTQSIAAYNIAATIEGMAFVLFIGVTDATAIMIGNRLGAGERDTAYRYGGWSLRLNLMGGVLVGGLIILASFFVPSLYNISPEAKLYARNLLVIMGACVWIRTSNMVLVVGVLRSGGDTRVGALLDVGTLWAIGVPSALLAAFVFKLEIHWVYLLVMSEELVKLLIGYWRYRSRRWMHDLTVIQKEPHPTLVPAEEILNEAE
- a CDS encoding ATP-binding protein, producing the protein MSNSRLKIFLSYADGAGKTSAMLSDAFQQKARGVDVLVAWVKLPENSETRQLLEELEVLPPSSHGVDLDEVLRRRPQLVLVDELEGVNPAGSRHLYRWQDVEELLNAGISVYTTLNILHVESLKDTVEEITGLPVEQTVPDRLLDRADELEVVDLPPEELLERLHPHSPAPPAGTLRQKSNLLALRQLTMRRAAMRVEDQARALLGTARAPLGTERVCVGISNRPEAERLVREGRMLADALNAEWFVLYVETPTAAGERAEERANLLKAMRIAEENGANTLLIPAETIAEGIESFCRQQGITRLVLGKPRDPLWRMRLGVSPVEHLLRSGLPVDVILVDTPHKPLVRAGTPPRWWVYLRNGGAVFLAVLLVTLLGWSLRQRPGAMGMEGIYLLLVIALSFWLGRSAGVLAAGLSTLAFAWFFFGASMGLDGADLPLLLTFLGWATAGWVTASLARAVRRQTRAMRWRQVQSAVLNTLSRELAGALDMPAVLSIIVRHIVGVFNRAVMVLLLEEGQLKVAHSEGNVSLSERDWKISRWVLEHRRPAGLDTDTFADSPMRFIPLMAHDLPVGVLVVVPDPASHTLLPEQREIRDGIAGLASLAIERVRLNQQAQQAAVLQMTEKLQTALLNSISHDLRTPLSAVEGSLSSLLEAETNGLQMDRETRLDLLENATEEAERLNRLVGNLLDMTRIEAGALRIRRRPCDVQDLIGTALTQFQRRLQDRKVSTHIASDIPEVEMDFVLIEQVLERLLDNAVKYSPPGSEINVEAKVRDGALYISVADRGEGIPPEDLERIFGKFYRVQRPDGVSGTGLGLSICKGIVEIHGGRIWAENRPDGGAKFTFTIPIKASGESK